CGGACTTGCTGCTCGCGTAATTGACAACAACCGACGCGCCCTCGGCCGCGAGATGTTCCGCAATAGATGCGCCGATACCTTTCGACGCCCCGGTTACTACCGCAACTTTTCCCGCGAGTTTTCCCATGGCGGAATTGTATCCTTATCATTGTTGGACGAATCTTCGGATTTGGTGCGCCTCGATGACGCGCCTGTTCTGTGTTCCAACCAAAACAGCCGATAATGAATGCTTATTCCGGAGCCGGACGGTGCGGGCGGAAACGCATCGAGTTCGCTTGATTGGGTGTCTCACGAGTGCTACGCTCCGGCTCATTTGTAAACAATAAGATTCTCCGCGTTCCTATGACTGACAAAAGCGATCGGCATGGTCTCTCGAAGTTCGCCGCGATCTTCGCGTTAGGCACGATGTTGAGCCGCGTGCTCGGCCTCGTACGCGACGCACTGCTCGTCACATTGGTGCCGGTTGGCCCTCGCGAAGCCTTTTTGTTCGCCTTTCGGTTGCCGAACATGTTGCGCGATATCGTGGGTGAAGGCGCCGCGAACGCGGCCTTCATCCCTGTGCTTTCCGAGACGCTTGAGAAGAGGAAGGATAAGGCGTTCCGCGACGTAGCGGCGGCGGCGTTTGGAACAATGCTCCTCGTGTTGGGCGCCGTCGTGGCCCTCGGCGTAGTCTTCGTGCCCGAGATGCTCGACGGCATCAATGCACTGCAACCCATCACCGGCGGAAAGGTGTACTCCGCCGGCGAAATCGAGCTCCTTACTGCGCTTGGCCGCTGGACGTTTCCCTACATCTTCTTCATCGGTATCGCGGTGTATTCGATGGCCACGCTGTTTACCGTCAAGCACTATTCGACGCCGTCGTGGGCCCCCGCTCTCTTGAACGTTGCGATGATCGTTTGCGTCGTCGCTTCCACGCAAATCCAGGTCGCGCCCGCATGGGCGCTGGTAATTGGCGTGTGGATTGGAGGCATCGCCCAAGCGGCCGTGCAGTACGTCGCGATGGGCCGTTACGCCGGCGTATGGAAGCCAACATTTCACGTAAGGCGCAAGGAAGTGCTTACGATGTTCGCATTGCTTGGGCCGGTCATTGTCGGACAGGCCGCGGGCGAGGTGAACAAACTCGTCGACCTCACCTTCGCATACAAAAGCGAGGCGGGCGCCGTAACGTGGTTGTACTCCGCAAACAGGCTGGTCCAGCTCCCGCTGACGATATTCGGTTTCGCGACCGCGGCGGCCG
The sequence above is a segment of the Candidatus Hydrogenedentota bacterium genome. Coding sequences within it:
- the murJ gene encoding murein biosynthesis integral membrane protein MurJ, whose translation is MTDKSDRHGLSKFAAIFALGTMLSRVLGLVRDALLVTLVPVGPREAFLFAFRLPNMLRDIVGEGAANAAFIPVLSETLEKRKDKAFRDVAAAAFGTMLLVLGAVVALGVVFVPEMLDGINALQPITGGKVYSAGEIELLTALGRWTFPYIFFIGIAVYSMATLFTVKHYSTPSWAPALLNVAMIVCVVASTQIQVAPAWALVIGVWIGGIAQAAVQYVAMGRYAGVWKPTFHVRRKEVLTMFALLGPVIVGQAAGEVNKLVDLTFAYKSEAGAVTWLYSANRLVQLPLTIFGFATAAAVLPAATRAAARNDFGEMRDVIMQGLRQSFFMVVPSMVGLMVLGKPIVKLLFGWGEYGSDYDITNTAIATAIYAAGLLSFAWVKVTISGFFAVKDTRSPVIISTGCIALSILLCALWVKPYGFKGLAWATTISYTANFLALFALLSARHGALWDGPFITALVRMTAATAGMAAAAYAAYAGMLRVMPGDAIMERMAHTGVPIAAGVIAFLALSWMFGVSELHSFAQLVTRRFAKR